TACTTTCTCACTTCTTTATCTATTTGAAAAATATCTTCTATTGAACTTGCATTTGCATTATGAAATTTGTTTATAGCATTCATAGTAATTTTTGAAATATCTAAAAAGCCTATTTGTGAATTTAGAAATTTTGAAACAGCTACTTCATTTGCAGCATTTAAAACAACTCCTAAATCAAGATTATTTAATATTTCATCTTTAAGTTGCCAAATTTGATAACGATTTTCTTCAATTTTTCTAAACTCAATATTTCCAACTTCTATTAAATTTACAGGTTTTAAAATCTCTTCATCACAATGCCCAAGTATTGCATAAGCTATTGGAAGTTGCATTGAAGCATTTGCAATATGTGCTGTTGTACTTCCATCTTTAAAGTTAATCATTGCATGAATAAGTGATTTTGTTTCGATGATTGCATCAAGTTTTCTTGTATCAAAAAGCCAAGCAGCTTCTATAAGTTCAAACATTTTATTTGTCATAGTAGCACTGTCAATAGTAATTTTATTTCCCATTGACCAATTTGGATGATTTAATGCCTCTTTTATAGAAACATTTTGAAGTTTATCAAG
Above is a window of Arcobacter lacus DNA encoding:
- the dxr gene encoding 1-deoxy-D-xylulose-5-phosphate reductoisomerase is translated as MILLGSTGSIGVNTLNIARKFNLNVETLVAGKNIKLLNEQIKEFNPKIVVVANKEDISFVQHKNVSFGETAILEAIENSSSKTVVNALVGFLGLRPTLKAIECGKKIALANKESLVVAGKFIDQTKLSPIDSEHFGLWYLLQNKKIDSMTITASGGSFRDYPLDKLQNVSIKEALNHPNWSMGNKITIDSATMTNKMFELIEAAWLFDTRKLDAIIETKSLIHAMINFKDGSTTAHIANASMQLPIAYAILGHCDEEILKPVNLIEVGNIEFRKIEENRYQIWQLKDEILNNLDLGVVLNAANEVAVSKFLNSQIGFLDISKITMNAINKFHNANASSIEDIFQIDKEVRKYCES